Proteins from a genomic interval of Amycolatopsis sp. cg13:
- a CDS encoding sugar phosphate isomerase/epimerase family protein encodes MGGPSVQLYSVRDAFAADPDETLRRLAAIGFRRVEPYGVVENVEALRAGLSAHGLSAPTAHAALVGKDLAAVFAAARELGIGVVIEPLVPAERWGSLADIADTASALNAAAEVAAGYGVRVGYHNHWWELESRFDGRSALEVFADRLSPEVVLEVDAYWATAGGEDAPALLRRLGERVCAIHVKDGSLAVDASGQVPAGQGRVPMRSVLDAVPGALRVVEFDQHEDVFGGIADSFAYLAGVGA; translated from the coding sequence ATGGGTGGACCTTCGGTGCAGCTGTACTCGGTGCGCGACGCGTTCGCGGCTGATCCGGACGAGACGTTGCGGCGGCTGGCTGCGATCGGGTTCCGCCGAGTCGAGCCGTACGGGGTGGTGGAGAACGTCGAGGCGCTTCGGGCGGGGCTGTCCGCACATGGGTTGAGTGCGCCTACCGCGCATGCTGCGTTGGTGGGGAAGGATTTGGCGGCCGTTTTCGCCGCGGCTCGGGAGCTGGGGATCGGGGTCGTGATCGAGCCGTTGGTTCCTGCTGAGCGGTGGGGGAGTTTGGCGGATATTGCTGATACCGCGTCGGCGCTCAATGCCGCGGCTGAAGTCGCGGCGGGATATGGGGTTCGGGTCGGCTACCACAATCATTGGTGGGAGCTGGAATCGCGATTCGACGGGCGTAGTGCGTTGGAGGTGTTCGCGGATCGGCTTTCTCCGGAGGTTGTGCTGGAGGTCGATGCTTACTGGGCTACTGCGGGTGGGGAGGATGCGCCTGCGCTGCTGCGGCGGTTGGGGGAGCGGGTGTGCGCGATCCATGTGAAGGACGGGTCGTTGGCTGTCGACGCTTCGGGGCAGGTGCCTGCGGGGCAGGGACGGGTGCCGATGCGGTCGGTGCTTGATGCGGTTCCGGGGGCGTTGCGGGTGGTGGAGTTTGATCAGCACGAGGATGTTTTCGGGGGTATTGCTGACAGTTTCGCTTATCTCGCTGGGGTGGGTGCGTGA